The following proteins are co-located in the Gloeocapsa sp. PCC 7428 genome:
- a CDS encoding glycosyltransferase produces MSLNDTFKVGYVLKRYPRYSETFVVSEILAHEAAGLAIEIFALRPPVDAYFQNIISEVRAPVKYLLSYDLRGSTLWAVLEQASAVLPELWSKLAIARGEDVHDVHQAILLACEARNRGIAHLHAHFGTSATTVARLASHFAEIPYTFTAHAKDIFHESVQPDDLSRKLHDAAAVVTISDYNLNYLNETYGQAAAKVQRIYNGLDLKQFSYASPQHRPLRIVGVGRLIEKKGFAYLVEACDLLRARGYEFECQIVGAGDLSEDLHAQIETLNLQSCVELIGPRPQREIIDIVQSAAVLAAPCVVGTDSNRDGIPTVLLEAMALGTPCISTDVTGIPEVLRHQETGLMVPQHDAIALAKALEKLLSDAALRVQLATQARKLIETNFDIHCNAAHLRTIFRAAPVTAMQEVR; encoded by the coding sequence ATGTCTTTGAACGATACTTTTAAAGTAGGGTACGTCTTAAAGCGTTATCCCCGTTACTCAGAAACTTTTGTTGTTTCGGAAATCTTAGCGCACGAAGCTGCTGGACTAGCGATTGAAATTTTTGCTTTACGCCCGCCGGTAGATGCATATTTTCAGAACATTATATCTGAAGTAAGAGCGCCTGTAAAGTATTTGTTATCGTACGACTTGCGAGGGAGTACGTTGTGGGCAGTACTAGAACAGGCAAGCGCGGTCTTACCAGAATTATGGAGCAAACTTGCGATCGCGCGCGGCGAGGACGTTCATGATGTGCATCAAGCGATTCTCTTGGCGTGTGAAGCGCGCAATAGAGGCATCGCCCACCTACACGCCCACTTTGGCACTTCGGCAACAACCGTCGCGCGACTTGCCAGCCACTTCGCGGAAATTCCGTATACCTTCACAGCACACGCCAAAGATATTTTCCACGAAAGCGTGCAACCAGACGATTTATCGCGTAAACTGCACGATGCAGCAGCGGTTGTGACAATCAGTGATTATAATCTCAACTATTTAAACGAAACGTACGGACAAGCAGCCGCCAAAGTTCAACGCATATACAACGGTTTAGATTTAAAGCAATTTTCATACGCGTCGCCGCAACATCGTCCACTACGGATCGTCGGCGTTGGCAGATTAATTGAGAAAAAAGGATTTGCCTATCTAGTTGAAGCTTGCGATCTCTTGCGCGCGCGCGGTTACGAATTTGAGTGTCAAATCGTTGGTGCAGGCGATTTAAGCGAAGACTTACACGCACAAATTGAGACATTAAATCTGCAATCTTGTGTCGAGTTAATTGGTCCGCGTCCGCAGCGTGAAATTATCGATATTGTGCAATCGGCGGCGGTACTTGCAGCGCCGTGCGTTGTTGGTACAGATAGCAACCGCGACGGCATACCTACAGTGTTACTAGAGGCGATGGCTTTAGGTACGCCTTGTATTTCGACAGACGTGACAGGCATTCCCGAAGTCTTGCGGCATCAAGAAACAGGGTTAATGGTACCGCAACACGATGCGATCGCACTTGCCAAAGCACTCGAAAAGTTACTTAGCGATGCGGCATTGCGCGTACAACTCGCAACGCAAGCACGGAAATTAATTGAGACAAATTTTGACATTCACTGCAACGCAGCGCATCTACGCACAATTTTTCGTGCAGCACCCGTCACAGCAATGCAGGAGGTAAGATAA